GAGCGGGTCGGGCAGAACGGTCGGCTGTTCCGGCTGTACAAGTTCCGCACCATGCGCGTGAATGCGGAAAACGGACGATCCGTCTGGAGCTCCCCGAACGACCCGCGCGTGACCCACGTGGGTCGGTTCTTGCGACACTCGCGTCTCGACGAACTGCCCCAGCTCTTCAACGTGCTCGTGGGCCAGATGTCGGTCGTGGGTCCGCGTCCCGAGCGCCCGGATTTCGTACGCGACCTGTGTGAAAAGCTCCCCTATTACGCCGAGCGCCATCTGGTCAAACCGGGAATCACCGGCTGGGCGCAGATCAGCTACCGCTACGGCTCGTCCGTCGACGATGCCCGCCGAAAGCTCCAGTTCGATTTGTACTACCTCAAACGAATGTGCTTCGAGCTGGACATGATGATCCTATTCCGGACGTTGGGCACGTTCCTTCGGGGCGCACGTTAGCCCCTCGAACCCTCAGAAAACCAATAATGCTATCGGTCGTGAAGGCTTGCCGGGCGTGGACAAGACACGTCCCCGTCAGGATTCGAACCTGAAACCTTCGGCTCCGGAGGCCGACGCGCTATCCAATTGTGCCACGGGGACGTCAGGAACTGCGGAGTCTACCACCGGCCGCAGACCTGTCAACGCTGCCGGCCGCAGCCTGATTTTGACCCTAAGCGTCCTGAGGCACGGAGATTACCGATACAAGCAGTGGGAGCCGGTATTGCCGCTGCCGGCCACACATCTGGGAGTTGGGTCGAGATGACGGAGAAACCCGCCGGCACCGTGCTGATCGTCGAGGATGACGCGGAACTCCGCTTCATCCTGATTGCCAATCTGCGCGCGTCGGGATTCACCACACTCGACGCGGACGATGGCTACGAAGCGTTGCGGATTGCCCAGGAACGCCTGCCCGACGTGATTCTCATGGACGTGGGCATACCGGAATTGGACGGCATCGCCGCGACGCGCGCCCTGAAGAATGACCCGGTAACCGAGCACATACCGGTCATCATGTTGACGGCGAGGTCGCGGACGGAGGATGTCATTCAAGGGCTGGAAGCAGGCGCGACCGAGTACCTGGCAAAACCATTCGACATTGCTGAACTGCTTGCGCGTGTTCGGACGGTGTATCGACTGGCCGCAACGCGACGTGACCTGGACGAACTCAACAGCAACCTCGAGGCCGAGATCTCCGTCAAGACGCGGCATCTCCAGATTCTCTACGACTTCATGCAGTCGCTGAATCGGGCGACGAAACGGGAGGCCATTCTCGACCAGATCATCGCCTGCATTCGCGACCTCACCGGTGCCGGGCGGATTTCCCTGCTGATGCGCGAGCGCGGCACGGACGACCTCGTGTGCGAGCGGGCCTTCGGGATCGACTGGACGATCTGCAACCGGATCCGCATCAAGGTCGCCGAAGGCATCGCGGGGCAGGTGTTCCGCAGCGGGAAAACCCTCTCGGCGCGGTCCATTGGGGGGAGCACCAGCGGGCACACCTACGCAGCGGAATCGTTCCTCAGTACGCCGTTGGTGTCCACGTCGATGGCCACACAGGAGGGCGTGATCGGAGTCATCAATGTAACCGATCGGCCCGGGGACTCACCGTTTCTTGCCGAGGAGATCGACTGCATCCGTTCGATCGCCGACGCGGCGGCCATCGCCCTCGACAATTTCGACCGCCGTCGGCAACTGGAGCAATCCGTCAAGGTCCTGTTGCGGACCGTCGGGCACCTCGCCGAATACCGCGACGAAGAAACGACGGCGCACCTGGCAAGGGTCACAGAGATGGCGCGGATCCTCGCGTTGGAGACCCAGCGCCATGGACCTTACGCCGGGCTCATCACCGACGACTTCATCGAGAATCTGGTTCAATCGGCGCCCATGCACGACATCGGTAAGGTGGGAATCCCCGACGAAATTCTCACCAAACCCGGGAAGCTGACCGACGAAGAATTCGAGATCATGAAGACGCACACGGAGATCGGTCGGCGCGTGCTGTCCCAGGCCATCGATCCTGAGCATCCGGTCGCACTTCTCGACATGTGCATCGATATCGCCTATTGCCACCATGAGCGATTCGATGGCGCCGGTTACCCCCGCGGACTGCATGGCCCTCAGATTCCCCTAGCCGCGCGGATCATCGCCTTGGTGGATGCATACGACGCCATCACGAGTGACCGGCGATACTCTGCCGCAAGGACCCATGCCGAAGCCGTAGCCGTCATCCGCCAAGACTCCGGATCACATTTTGACCCGGTCCTGGTCGAATCGTTCCTGCGCATCGAGACGGACTTCGACCAGCTCCGAGCATCCCAACTCGATCCGATCGTCACGAATCGCTGAAAAGCTCGCCCCATTTGCTTACGGCATGGCAATCTTCCGGGCTTTGCGCGCTACGGCCGCACGGGAGTTCGACGTGAGTCGACGAACAAAGCCTGAAACATCCGGCCGGGCGAGCACATCGGGACCGAACAGCACGAGGGCATCCAGGACCTGTCCAAGGGCGACATTGCGGCATTCCGGCGTTTCATAGTCAAGGCGCTCCACCTCCAGAAATGCGGGGAGGACGCGCTCAAGCAGATCCGGACGGTTGCACACGATCTTCCCCAGGCAGCCGACGGCATTGGCGGC
This region of Phycisphaerae bacterium genomic DNA includes:
- a CDS encoding response regulator encodes the protein MTEKPAGTVLIVEDDAELRFILIANLRASGFTTLDADDGYEALRIAQERLPDVILMDVGIPELDGIAATRALKNDPVTEHIPVIMLTARSRTEDVIQGLEAGATEYLAKPFDIAELLARVRTVYRLAATRRDLDELNSNLEAEISVKTRHLQILYDFMQSLNRATKREAILDQIIACIRDLTGAGRISLLMRERGTDDLVCERAFGIDWTICNRIRIKVAEGIAGQVFRSGKTLSARSIGGSTSGHTYAAESFLSTPLVSTSMATQEGVIGVINVTDRPGDSPFLAEEIDCIRSIADAAAIALDNFDRRRQLEQSVKVLLRTVGHLAEYRDEETTAHLARVTEMARILALETQRHGPYAGLITDDFIENLVQSAPMHDIGKVGIPDEILTKPGKLTDEEFEIMKTHTEIGRRVLSQAIDPEHPVALLDMCIDIAYCHHERFDGAGYPRGLHGPQIPLAARIIALVDAYDAITSDRRYSAARTHAEAVAVIRQDSGSHFDPVLVESFLRIETDFDQLRASQLDPIVTNR